From one Tiliqua scincoides isolate rTilSci1 chromosome 14, rTilSci1.hap2, whole genome shotgun sequence genomic stretch:
- the C14H22orf39 gene encoding synaptic plasticity regulator PANTS: MADDRSWRPPRACDDYWAEWKHCRSIPNLFHHYYTYGEVPSCKQWKKDYKNCREWEKTKSTMAKDSLCKSERERVTEKQKHVAVWELRKSPPVDWYLPIDEDKPK; this comes from the exons ATGGCTGATGACAGGTCCTGGAGG CCTCCGCGAGCATGTGACGATTACTGGGCCGAATGGAAGCACTGCAGAAGCATCCCCAACCTCTTCCATCATTACTACACCTATGGGGAAGTACCATCATGCAAGCAGTGGAAAAAAGACTACAAGAACTGCAGAGAGTGGGAGAAGACAAAAAGCACCATGGCTAAG GACTCCTTGTGCAAGAGTGAAAGAGAGCGGGTCACAGAAAAACAGAAGCATGTTGCAGTGTGGGAGTTGAGGAAGAGCCCCCCTGTGGACTGGTACTTGCCCATTGATGAAGACAAACCAAAGTAA
- the MRPL40 gene encoding large ribosomal subunit protein mL40: protein MLAQAAASRALSLLGCRAGGCLWSSQSTWNVQHRESHWQSSLLTLRAVLPMRAEPKRKKKVDPKREIAIRDRMRKKIKRLEKAPQEMIPIEDFTTPFRFMDETRVRVASPISFEESERRALLLKRWAVYKLNQHKEEMKAIESLQAAQEEALKELRLESEELYQAAIRRDDGLFPFERQEPMYTPPVPNYEAPEGKCNDITKVYTQ from the exons ATGCTGGCCCAggctgcagcctccagggccCTGAGCCTCCTTGGCTGCAGGGCAGGGGGCTGTTTatggag TTCTCAGTCAACCTGGAATGTTCAACATCGAGAGAGTCACTGGCAGTCATCACTTTTGACCCTGAGAGCAGTTCTACCCATGAG aGCAGAaccaaagaggaagaagaaagtggACCCAAAGAGAGAAATAGCCATAAGGGACCGGATGAGGAAGAAGATTAAACGATTGGAAAAAGCCCCACAGGAAATGATCCCCATTGAAGATTTTACAACGCCATTCAGATTCATGGATGAAACCAG GGTACGAGTCGCCTCCCCGATCTCATTTGAGGAGAGTGAAAGGCGAGCCCTGCTTCTGAAGCGGTGGGCTGTGTACAAGCTAAATCAGCACAAGGAAGAGATGAAGGCCATCGAGTCTTTACAGGCAGCCCAGGAAGAGGCATTAAAAGAACTGCGCCTTGAGTCTGAGGAACTATATCAGGCAGCAATTCGGCGTGACGATGGGCTGTTCCCTTTCGAAAGGCAAGAGCCTATGTATACCCCTCCGGTGCCCAACTACGAGGCTCCTGAAGGGAAGTGCAATGATATCACCAAAGTATATACGCAGTGA